From Deltaproteobacteria bacterium, the proteins below share one genomic window:
- the selB gene encoding selenocysteine-specific translation elongation factor: MGKTVILGTAGHIDHGKTTLVKALTGINTDRLKEEQERGITIELGFAHLDLPSGIRVGVVDVPGHERFVKNMVAGATGMDLVALVIAADEGVMPQTREHMEICQLLGVKKGLVVLTKTDLVDQEWIELVTEDVKEFVAGTFLEDAPILAVSSTTGSGLDRLVSAMDAIAQGIPERRTGGPYRLPVDRVFTVKGFGTVVTGTTVSGEIRLGDEITVYPKGLSARIRGIQTHGVAADEARPGVRTALNLQGIDREEIQRGDVVATPDSLRPSQLLDLRFLYLKSAARPLRHRSPVRFHTGTAEVMGRILLFSDEVDPGDETYAQIMLDAPVAVLPGDHYVIRSYSPIHTIGGGRILNPLPRKRKRTRPKLWEEMKVLDTGLPGELIVYHLKNAGVRGLAPTEISIRTGLFGKTLERNLNELLSARAIVRFEGDGRRYLARSTYDALLEAGRSLLAAYHRENPLVPGIPKEELKTRIFQRNPDPRLFQKVLTDLVESGIAVMDRDLVRLSTHEVALGEEDEAVKGAIETTYRKRGLEPPSRDEAIAQVKGSPQTAGRILDLLVRNGVLVKVKDDLLFHREAIDRLQARLVRFLKEKGELGITDFRDLTGGVSRKYMIPLLEYFDAVKVTLRVGDKRRLRG, from the coding sequence GTGGGCAAGACCGTCATACTCGGGACCGCCGGGCATATCGATCACGGAAAGACCACCCTCGTCAAGGCCTTGACAGGGATCAACACCGACCGGCTCAAGGAGGAGCAGGAGAGAGGGATCACCATCGAGCTCGGATTCGCCCATCTGGATCTCCCGTCAGGCATTCGGGTAGGCGTGGTGGACGTCCCCGGACACGAGAGATTCGTCAAAAACATGGTGGCAGGAGCAACTGGCATGGACCTCGTCGCCCTCGTCATCGCCGCGGACGAGGGGGTGATGCCCCAGACCAGGGAACACATGGAGATATGCCAGCTCCTCGGGGTGAAAAAGGGGCTCGTTGTCCTCACCAAGACGGACCTCGTGGACCAGGAGTGGATCGAACTCGTCACCGAGGACGTGAAGGAATTCGTCGCAGGGACCTTTCTCGAGGATGCCCCGATCCTTGCTGTCTCCTCCACGACCGGCAGCGGGCTCGATCGCCTTGTTTCGGCCATGGACGCCATTGCGCAGGGGATCCCGGAGCGAAGGACCGGAGGGCCTTACCGCCTCCCAGTGGACCGGGTCTTTACAGTAAAGGGCTTTGGGACCGTGGTCACTGGGACAACCGTCTCAGGCGAGATCCGCCTCGGGGATGAGATCACGGTTTATCCCAAGGGGCTCTCGGCGCGCATCCGGGGGATCCAGACCCATGGGGTAGCGGCGGACGAGGCCAGGCCCGGGGTCCGAACCGCCCTGAACCTTCAGGGGATCGACCGGGAGGAGATCCAGCGCGGGGATGTGGTCGCCACACCCGATTCCCTCCGCCCGAGTCAACTCCTTGACCTCAGGTTCCTCTATCTCAAGAGCGCCGCGCGTCCCCTCAGGCACAGGAGCCCTGTCCGTTTTCACACCGGGACCGCCGAGGTCATGGGGAGGATCCTGCTCTTTTCTGACGAGGTGGACCCAGGAGACGAGACCTACGCCCAGATCATGCTCGACGCCCCGGTGGCCGTCCTTCCCGGGGACCATTACGTGATCCGGAGCTATTCCCCGATCCATACCATTGGGGGCGGCCGTATCCTCAATCCCCTTCCCAGGAAACGGAAACGGACCCGGCCCAAGCTCTGGGAGGAGATGAAGGTCCTGGACACAGGCCTGCCTGGAGAACTCATCGTATATCACCTCAAAAACGCCGGGGTCCGGGGGCTTGCGCCCACGGAGATCTCCATTCGGACAGGCCTCTTTGGCAAGACCCTCGAGCGCAATCTGAATGAGCTTCTATCCGCACGTGCGATCGTCCGGTTCGAAGGCGATGGCCGGAGATATCTTGCCCGGTCCACCTATGACGCCCTCCTCGAGGCAGGCCGTTCCCTGCTCGCCGCATACCACCGCGAAAACCCACTTGTGCCCGGCATCCCCAAGGAGGAACTCAAGACCCGCATCTTTCAGCGAAACCCCGATCCCCGCCTCTTCCAGAAGGTCCTCACAGACCTCGTCGAATCGGGTATCGCCGTCATGGACCGGGACCTGGTCCGCCTCTCCACCCACGAGGTGGCCCTGGGCGAGGAAGACGAGGCAGTCAAGGGCGCGATCGAGACTACCTACCGAAAACGCGGACTCGAACCTCCATCGCGTGACGAGGCGATCGCCCAGGTCAAGGGCAGTCCCCAGACCGCCGGACGGATCCTGGATCTCCTTGTGCGTAACGGGGTCCTCGTCAAGGTCAAGGACGATCTCCTCTTCCACCGGGAGGCCATAGATAGGCTCCAGGCCCGGCTCGTCAGGTTTCTGAAGGAGAAGGGCGAGCTCGGGATCACAGATTTCCGCGATCTTACTGGAGGCGTCTCCCGCAAGTACATGATCCCCCTGCTCGAATATTTCGATGCCGTGAAGGTGACCCTGAGGGTAGGAGACAAACGGAGACTCCGGGGATAG
- a CDS encoding methylenetetrahydrofolate reductase C-terminal domain-containing protein, with protein sequence MGYSFRMRLEKALKNRINGISGPAAPTADFVFTFELVPARASKGKALDEILSFVQEAAQARRIAAFSITDNAGGNPSLSPKALGREIKALGVDPIIHFSCKDKNRNTIESELLELARLGLDDLLVLTGDYPRYGIHGNAKPVFDLDSVLVLDMISDMNHGLVLDPRVPGGGVRLAPTAFHAGGVVSPFKRTEAEQVLQYRKLLRKIRAGASYVVTQMGYDVRKFDELLRFLRSAEVRLPVLATVFVPSLALARAIHKGAVPGCILPARLLEGMEREASAPDGGHRARLERASRLAAVLWGLGYEGVHLSGPRLSYRDVQQILDRFEEIRPDWQGYVEEFLFPEEWNFHYFQRDPETGLNTDEPSPLAAAQTLGLLDTLHLRASLLVHDAAFSPGRGLHPVLTRWARRIRGTRWERILTHVEYTAKRALYGCEHCGDCALSETAFLCPQSQCAKYLLNGPCGGSRDGWCEVWPGERRCLYVRAYERLASIGETLLDPHGFVPPRDWALYRTSSWINYLLGLDYHKYKK encoded by the coding sequence ATGGGCTACTCCTTCCGCATGCGCCTCGAAAAGGCCTTGAAAAACCGGATCAACGGGATCTCAGGCCCAGCAGCACCGACTGCTGACTTTGTCTTCACCTTTGAGCTCGTGCCCGCCAGGGCCTCCAAGGGAAAGGCCCTGGACGAGATCCTCTCCTTCGTACAGGAGGCGGCTCAGGCCCGCCGGATCGCGGCCTTCTCCATAACGGACAACGCCGGAGGAAACCCCTCCCTTTCCCCCAAGGCCCTCGGACGGGAGATCAAGGCCCTCGGCGTGGATCCGATCATCCACTTCTCCTGCAAGGACAAGAACCGAAACACCATCGAAAGCGAGCTCCTCGAGCTGGCCCGCCTCGGACTCGACGACCTCCTCGTCCTCACCGGGGACTACCCCCGGTACGGCATCCACGGAAACGCCAAACCCGTCTTCGACCTTGATTCCGTCCTGGTCCTCGACATGATCTCGGACATGAACCATGGCCTCGTCCTGGATCCGCGCGTGCCAGGCGGAGGGGTAAGGCTGGCGCCTACTGCCTTTCATGCAGGCGGTGTGGTCTCGCCCTTCAAAAGGACCGAGGCGGAGCAGGTCCTCCAGTACCGAAAACTCCTTCGCAAGATCAGGGCAGGGGCCTCCTATGTCGTCACCCAGATGGGTTACGACGTACGCAAATTCGACGAACTCCTGAGGTTTCTCCGCAGCGCCGAGGTCCGGTTGCCGGTCCTGGCCACGGTCTTCGTCCCGAGCCTCGCCCTTGCCCGCGCCATCCACAAAGGGGCCGTGCCAGGCTGTATCCTCCCAGCCCGTCTTCTCGAAGGCATGGAGCGGGAGGCATCGGCCCCGGACGGTGGCCACCGGGCCCGTCTCGAGAGGGCCTCCCGCCTCGCGGCCGTTCTTTGGGGTCTCGGATACGAAGGGGTCCATCTGAGCGGACCGCGCCTTTCGTACAGAGACGTCCAGCAGATCCTTGACCGGTTCGAGGAGATCAGGCCTGACTGGCAGGGATATGTGGAGGAATTCCTCTTTCCCGAGGAGTGGAACTTCCATTATTTCCAGAGAGATCCCGAAACCGGACTCAACACAGACGAGCCCAGTCCACTAGCGGCCGCTCAGACCCTCGGTCTTTTGGACACCCTTCACCTGCGAGCAAGCCTCCTCGTCCACGATGCCGCCTTTTCACCAGGACGCGGCCTCCATCCAGTCCTTACCCGTTGGGCCCGCCGTATCCGCGGGACACGCTGGGAACGGATTCTTACACACGTGGAATATACGGCGAAAAGGGCGCTCTATGGGTGCGAACACTGCGGAGACTGCGCCCTTTCGGAAACCGCCTTCCTATGCCCCCAGTCCCAGTGCGCCAAGTACCTCCTAAACGGCCCCTGCGGCGGGAGCAGGGACGGCTGGTGCGAGGTCTGGCCAGGGGAAAGACGCTGCCTCTACGTCCGGGCCTACGAGCGGCTTGCCAGCATAGGCGAGACCCTTCTGGACCCTCACGGATTCGTCCCACCGAGGGACTGGGCCCTCTACCGGACCTCGTCCTGGATCAACTACCTCCTCGGTCTCGATTACCACAAATATAAAAAGTGA